Proteins encoded together in one Synechococcus sp. A15-62 window:
- a CDS encoding DUF3120 domain-containing protein, translating into MIGGTWQTSAPARSWSFPVARIAAAMVVLPVFLQAPWVRLNPFSATLFTGVLIAAGLVMHRSRSQTASDLGSLLVGFSGSWLAGCIFWGWLRAHPVLHLPVEAFALPVALGGLQGRWRLAATFYLSSLVGTACTDLAMAATGVMQFWPAVVTASLDQAPLLLHQAGTHLLQPLPLITLVISAVLVLSAGRRLNRNNSGFTGDAGSMAAAVLITTLWVDGLFLLTALLQPGLSGLIE; encoded by the coding sequence TTGATCGGCGGCACCTGGCAAACCTCAGCCCCCGCTCGGTCGTGGTCCTTTCCCGTGGCCCGCATCGCTGCAGCCATGGTGGTGCTGCCGGTGTTCCTGCAGGCGCCCTGGGTGCGCCTGAATCCGTTCTCAGCCACCTTGTTCACCGGGGTTCTGATTGCAGCCGGCCTGGTGATGCATCGGAGCCGCTCCCAGACCGCATCCGACCTGGGTTCCCTGCTCGTGGGTTTCAGCGGCAGCTGGCTCGCGGGGTGCATTTTCTGGGGTTGGCTGCGAGCCCACCCCGTTCTGCACCTGCCAGTGGAAGCCTTTGCTCTGCCTGTGGCCTTGGGTGGTCTGCAGGGACGCTGGCGCCTGGCAGCAACGTTTTATTTGTCGTCCCTGGTGGGAACAGCTTGCACCGATCTGGCCATGGCGGCCACCGGTGTAATGCAGTTCTGGCCCGCAGTGGTGACGGCCTCCCTCGATCAAGCGCCACTGCTGCTGCATCAAGCAGGGACGCATCTGCTCCAGCCCCTTCCTCTAATCACCCTGGTGATCTCAGCAGTCCTTGTGCTGTCGGCTGGGCGGCGCCTTAACAGAAACAACAGCGGTTTCACCGGTGATGCTGGATCCATGGCCGCTGCCGTCTTAATCACAACTCTTTGGGTGGATGGCTTGTTCCTTCTCACAGCCTTACTGCAGCCGGGACTCAGTGGCCTGATCGAGTGA
- the psbU gene encoding photosystem II complex extrinsic protein PsbU, with the protein MKRLLSWLTGALVMASLMAGLVLPSSVHAEDDLRDKYSGNVIRNVVDDKIAEREGKVDLNNSSVRRFQQFPGMYPTMAGKIVLGGPYDSVDDVLSLDLTERQQELFAKYRDNFTVTPPSIALNEGDDRINDGQYR; encoded by the coding sequence ATGAAGCGGCTTCTGAGCTGGCTGACCGGCGCCCTAGTGATGGCAAGTCTGATGGCAGGCCTTGTGCTTCCCAGCAGCGTCCACGCCGAAGACGACCTTCGCGACAAGTATTCCGGCAACGTGATCCGCAACGTTGTTGACGACAAAATCGCTGAACGTGAAGGGAAGGTTGACCTGAACAATTCCTCCGTGCGGCGTTTCCAGCAGTTCCCCGGGATGTACCCGACCATGGCTGGAAAGATCGTTCTTGGTGGCCCCTACGACAGCGTTGATGACGTGCTGTCGCTTGATCTGACAGAGCGTCAGCAGGAACTGTTCGCGAAGTACCGCGACAACTTCACCGTCACCCCTCCCTCCATCGCTCTCAACGAAGGCGATGACCGCATCAATGACGGTCAATACCGTTAA